A single genomic interval of Asinibacterium sp. OR53 harbors:
- a CDS encoding DUF2231 domain-containing protein, which produces MFKDFPSLHPLAVHFPIVLILLAAALQAVLVWKDLKQIKWVTLVIIGGAFFSSLAASTIFHAEPSVDAPKAALEIFEQHEKYAQLTLWMSGITFLLKSIGVFFKINRRSFEIIVLIAAIIAAVFLSIAGHHGAKLTHVAGVGPMGKYLMKGHGEGGDMEDMKDMDMKNDSSMKMTDTMPGMNNMDKMPGMDNMKKDSSMNMKSMKDMTMPGMDKNAGMKDMKGMKGMKGMDKMKDMKNMSGMDKMKDMKDMKMDSSMNMKDMNNMPGMDKMKMDSSGNMKDMNNMPGMDNMKMPAKNPMDTLRFPDNNPARKKNYKQHKQ; this is translated from the coding sequence ATGTTCAAAGACTTTCCTTCATTACATCCATTGGCAGTACATTTTCCTATTGTACTTATTTTATTGGCAGCCGCTTTACAGGCCGTTCTGGTTTGGAAAGACCTGAAGCAGATTAAATGGGTTACACTTGTTATCATAGGCGGTGCTTTCTTTTCATCCCTTGCTGCCAGCACTATCTTTCATGCAGAGCCATCAGTGGATGCTCCCAAAGCGGCTTTGGAGATATTTGAGCAACATGAAAAATATGCTCAATTAACATTATGGATGAGTGGTATTACATTTTTGCTGAAAAGCATCGGTGTATTTTTCAAAATCAACCGGCGTTCATTTGAAATTATAGTGCTGATTGCCGCCATCATCGCTGCTGTTTTTTTATCCATTGCGGGGCATCATGGAGCAAAACTTACCCATGTGGCTGGTGTGGGCCCAATGGGCAAATATTTAATGAAAGGTCATGGTGAGGGTGGAGATATGGAAGACATGAAGGATATGGATATGAAGAATGATAGCTCCATGAAAATGACCGATACCATGCCCGGTATGAACAACATGGATAAAATGCCGGGAATGGATAACATGAAAAAGGACTCGTCCATGAATATGAAAAGCATGAAGGACATGACCATGCCCGGTATGGATAAAAACGCAGGCATGAAAGATATGAAGGGTATGAAAGGTATGAAAGGTATGGATAAGATGAAGGACATGAAGAATATGTCTGGCATGGATAAAATGAAAGACATGAAGGATATGAAAATGGATTCTTCCATGAACATGAAAGATATGAACAACATGCCGGGAATGGATAAGATGAAAATGGACTCATCCGGTAATATGAAAGACATGAATAACATGCCTGGTATGGACAACATGAAAATGCCTGCAAAAAACCCGATGGACACATTGCGTTTTCCCGACAATAACCCGGCTCGTAAAAAGAATTATAAGCAGCATAAACAATAA
- a CDS encoding multicopper oxidase domain-containing protein yields the protein MKKLLSLVLLIPFCTIAQMKHSMPGAIGSGEKKITSYNFPLKETQLVPEENYKGKKVEYDLYVTDTMVNFTGKHRHAIAINGQIPAPILEFTEGDTAIIRVHNMMKMETSIHWHGILLPNKEDGVPYLTTSPLEAGKTYTFTFPLIQSGTYWYHSHTMLQEQSGLYGSIVIHPAQPEPELKEYVLLLSDWTDENPHQVMRYLKRGGEWYAIKKGALQSYGEAIAAGAFKDKLKQEWQRMPAMDVSDVYYNKFLLNGQETNEFKDAKPGEIIRLRIINGSASTYFNLQYANSYMRIIAADGINVTPVNVNKLEIAIAETYDVLITVPESGAAELRATSWDVTGYSSAYFGNGPVIKAPDIPRLNYFKMMKEMSSMNMKVMDMGNMQGMDMKNMNMPNDTASPKKEMDMNSMEAMKMSDMAGMDMKMEMPGEFNYNMLRALHPTTLDSSLKPREVKLTLTGNMLRYVWSFDFKTLSVADKILIRKGEKVRFVLTNNTMMRHPLHLHGHFFRFINVQGEYSPMKHTFDIKPMETVTIEFDANEEQDWFFHCHILYHMMAGMARIVSYDGSEQNEFAKTGYRKLKKEDNVLYPWYDLSVHSQGAWLSGNISNNKTALEFEGRASWKGNYETETHLLRYLDKKQYLAFYVGYDYRKNKTLPLANKPNSKDNRRVFDAGFYYLLPMLIRSEWRIDHTGRLRLQLERRDLPLSNNFFFDFRVNTDKEYNVAARYMIAKSFSISTNYDSDYKWGIGLTWHY from the coding sequence ATGAAGAAACTGCTTTCACTTGTATTACTGATTCCGTTTTGCACTATTGCACAGATGAAACACTCCATGCCAGGAGCAATAGGCAGCGGAGAGAAAAAAATTACATCATACAATTTCCCTTTAAAGGAAACCCAACTTGTACCAGAAGAAAATTATAAGGGAAAGAAAGTGGAGTACGACCTGTATGTAACCGACACGATGGTAAACTTTACCGGCAAACACCGTCATGCTATTGCTATTAACGGACAGATTCCGGCCCCCATTCTTGAATTTACCGAAGGCGATACTGCTATTATCAGAGTGCACAACATGATGAAGATGGAAACATCAATTCACTGGCATGGCATATTATTGCCTAACAAAGAAGATGGTGTTCCTTATTTAACAACTTCCCCTTTGGAAGCTGGCAAAACCTATACTTTCACTTTTCCATTGATACAAAGCGGCACTTACTGGTATCACTCCCACACTATGTTGCAGGAACAAAGTGGTCTGTATGGTTCTATTGTAATTCACCCTGCCCAACCAGAACCTGAACTAAAGGAATATGTTTTACTATTATCAGACTGGACAGATGAGAACCCACATCAGGTGATGCGTTACCTGAAACGTGGTGGCGAATGGTATGCTATTAAAAAAGGTGCATTGCAAAGCTATGGAGAAGCAATTGCTGCAGGCGCATTCAAAGATAAACTCAAACAGGAATGGCAGCGTATGCCCGCTATGGATGTATCTGATGTTTATTACAACAAATTCTTACTGAACGGCCAGGAAACAAATGAATTTAAAGATGCAAAGCCGGGAGAAATAATACGGCTGCGGATTATTAACGGTTCCGCCTCTACATATTTCAACCTGCAATATGCAAATAGCTATATGCGGATAATTGCTGCCGATGGTATTAATGTTACGCCGGTTAATGTAAATAAACTTGAAATCGCTATTGCAGAAACCTATGATGTATTGATTACTGTACCCGAATCTGGCGCCGCTGAGCTTCGGGCTACTTCATGGGATGTAACAGGATACTCATCTGCTTATTTCGGTAACGGCCCTGTTATTAAAGCCCCTGATATTCCAAGGCTGAATTATTTTAAAATGATGAAGGAAATGAGCAGCATGAATATGAAAGTGATGGACATGGGCAACATGCAGGGTATGGATATGAAAAATATGAATATGCCCAACGATACTGCATCGCCAAAAAAGGAAATGGATATGAATAGTATGGAGGCCATGAAGATGAGTGATATGGCTGGCATGGATATGAAAATGGAAATGCCGGGTGAATTTAATTACAATATGTTGAGAGCACTGCATCCAACTACTTTAGATTCTTCGTTAAAGCCACGGGAAGTAAAACTCACACTTACCGGCAATATGCTGCGGTATGTTTGGTCATTTGATTTTAAGACATTATCTGTTGCTGATAAAATACTTATCCGAAAGGGTGAAAAGGTAAGGTTTGTATTAACCAATAATACCATGATGCGCCACCCCTTGCATTTGCATGGGCACTTCTTCCGTTTCATTAATGTACAGGGTGAGTATTCACCTATGAAACACACATTTGATATTAAACCAATGGAAACTGTTACTATTGAGTTTGATGCCAACGAAGAGCAGGACTGGTTTTTTCATTGCCATATTTTATACCACATGATGGCAGGTATGGCACGGATTGTAAGCTATGACGGAAGCGAACAAAATGAATTTGCAAAAACCGGATACCGGAAATTAAAGAAAGAAGATAATGTTCTTTATCCCTGGTATGATTTATCAGTGCATTCACAGGGGGCATGGTTAAGTGGAAATATTTCCAACAATAAAACGGCACTGGAATTTGAAGGCAGGGCAAGCTGGAAGGGGAATTACGAGACGGAAACACATTTACTTCGCTATTTGGACAAAAAACAATACCTCGCTTTTTATGTAGGATATGATTATCGAAAAAATAAAACGCTGCCATTAGCAAATAAACCTAATTCAAAAGATAACCGCAGGGTTTTTGATGCTGGCTTTTACTATTTATTACCAATGCTTATCCGTTCTGAATGGAGAATTGACCACACCGGTCGTTTAAGGCTGCAATTGGAGAGAAGAGATTTACCCCTGAGCAATAATTTCTTTTTTGATTTCAGGGTAAATACTGACAAGGAGTATAATGTTGCGGCAAGATATATGATTGCCAAATCGTTTTCCATCAGTACAAATTATGACAGCGATTATAAATGGGGAATTGGGTTGACATGGCACTATTGA
- a CDS encoding copper-translocating P-type ATPase yields MEHNHHNQQLYTCPMHPEIVKNEPGSCPKCGMSLVAVNAKEEEHSPSPHQHSEYINEEHSSNTKYIPPVAEMQNTQGFQKYTCPMHPQIIQDNPGKCPLCGMTLVPLTKPGAHNGYEAHASGIADFKKRFYIVLVLTIPIMLLSEMIQHWLNIHISFPGSKYVLLVLSSLVFFYGGWPFLKGLIGEMRAKNPGMMTLVAFAISVAYIYSVATVFGLKGMDFFWELATLILIMLLGHWIEMKSVAGASRELELLVQLMPDDAHLVKGDNVTDVKTESLKENDVILIKPGEKVAADGIIADGESYLNESMLTGESKPVEKTKGDKVIAGSINGNGAIKVSVSHGAKDSYLSQVIKLVQDAQKSKSKTQLIADRAARWLTLIAIVAGITTFLVWYLSGKDLAFSIERMVTVIVICCPHALGLAVPLVVAKSTALSAKHGLLIKNRTAFENARKITTLVFDKTGTLTVGKFQVVRYVTHNDKYTQEQILKYAAALEQNSEHPIATGITAKAKELNLELPAVTGFEAITGKGIAGIIDKKDIMVVSPGYLQEKFTFLTKDSAVKAEETLVFVLIDDDIAGSIALADEIRPESAEAIKTLHENNIKAILLTGDNATVAKGVSERLGMDSFFAEVLPHQKLEKIKELQNKGEYVAMTGDGVNDAPALAQANVGIAVGSGSDIAAETAGIVLVNSNPKDVVSLIQFGKATYKKMMQNLMWATGYNVVALPLAAGVLYKMGILLSPAAGAVLMSISTVVVAINASLLKVK; encoded by the coding sequence ATGGAACATAATCACCACAACCAACAGCTATACACCTGCCCGATGCATCCTGAAATTGTGAAAAATGAACCCGGCAGTTGTCCCAAATGCGGAATGAGCCTCGTTGCTGTTAATGCAAAAGAGGAAGAACATTCTCCTTCGCCCCATCAACATTCAGAATATATTAATGAAGAACACTCTTCTAATACAAAATATATTCCGCCTGTTGCGGAGATGCAAAACACACAAGGGTTTCAGAAATACACCTGTCCTATGCACCCGCAAATAATACAGGATAATCCCGGCAAATGCCCTTTGTGTGGGATGACACTTGTACCACTAACTAAACCAGGTGCACATAACGGATATGAAGCTCATGCATCCGGCATAGCGGATTTTAAAAAACGATTCTATATTGTTTTAGTGCTGACCATACCAATCATGTTATTATCAGAAATGATACAGCATTGGCTGAATATTCATATCAGTTTCCCCGGTTCAAAATATGTATTGCTCGTTTTATCATCTCTCGTATTCTTTTATGGTGGCTGGCCTTTTTTGAAAGGATTGATTGGAGAAATGCGGGCCAAGAATCCCGGTATGATGACATTGGTAGCATTTGCCATTTCAGTAGCATATATCTACAGTGTGGCAACTGTGTTTGGATTGAAAGGCATGGATTTCTTTTGGGAACTGGCCACATTGATTTTAATAATGCTGCTGGGCCACTGGATAGAAATGAAATCTGTGGCCGGTGCATCAAGGGAACTTGAATTATTAGTACAGTTAATGCCCGATGATGCACATTTGGTAAAAGGAGATAATGTAACCGATGTAAAAACAGAATCGCTGAAAGAAAATGATGTGATACTTATCAAACCCGGCGAGAAGGTTGCCGCAGATGGTATTATTGCAGATGGCGAAAGTTATCTTAACGAATCAATGCTTACAGGTGAATCAAAACCAGTTGAAAAAACAAAGGGCGACAAAGTAATTGCAGGTTCTATCAATGGCAATGGAGCTATAAAAGTCTCTGTATCACATGGAGCCAAGGATTCTTATTTGTCGCAGGTAATAAAGCTGGTACAGGATGCTCAAAAATCAAAATCCAAAACACAGCTAATCGCAGACAGGGCGGCAAGATGGCTTACTCTGATTGCTATTGTAGCAGGCATTACCACATTTCTTGTCTGGTATTTATCCGGAAAGGATTTGGCATTCTCTATTGAACGGATGGTAACTGTTATTGTGATTTGCTGTCCCCATGCATTAGGATTAGCAGTGCCATTGGTGGTAGCGAAATCAACTGCCTTATCAGCAAAACATGGTTTATTGATAAAGAACAGAACGGCGTTTGAAAACGCAAGAAAGATAACTACCCTGGTATTTGATAAAACAGGAACGCTGACAGTTGGTAAGTTTCAGGTGGTGCGGTATGTAACGCATAATGATAAATACACCCAGGAACAAATACTCAAATACGCAGCAGCACTTGAACAAAATTCAGAACATCCTATAGCAACCGGCATAACCGCCAAAGCAAAAGAACTGAATCTTGAACTTCCTGCTGTTACTGGATTTGAAGCAATAACCGGTAAGGGTATAGCAGGTATCATTGACAAAAAAGATATTATGGTAGTAAGCCCGGGATACCTGCAGGAAAAATTTACTTTTCTTACAAAAGACAGTGCTGTAAAAGCGGAGGAAACATTAGTCTTTGTATTAATTGATGATGATATTGCCGGCTCCATTGCACTGGCTGATGAAATAAGACCTGAATCAGCAGAAGCAATTAAAACATTGCATGAAAATAATATCAAGGCAATCTTATTAACCGGCGATAATGCAACTGTGGCAAAAGGTGTAAGTGAACGATTAGGCATGGACAGTTTTTTTGCTGAAGTATTACCGCATCAGAAATTAGAGAAAATAAAGGAGCTGCAAAATAAAGGCGAATACGTTGCTATGACAGGTGATGGTGTAAACGATGCCCCGGCACTGGCACAGGCCAATGTAGGAATTGCAGTAGGTTCCGGTTCTGATATTGCCGCCGAAACAGCAGGGATTGTATTGGTTAACAGCAATCCTAAAGACGTTGTTTCATTGATTCAGTTTGGTAAAGCCACTTACAAAAAGATGATGCAGAATTTAATGTGGGCCACAGGTTACAATGTAGTGGCTTTACCACTGGCGGCAGGTGTGTTATATAAAATGGGAATTTTATTAAGTCCTGCTGCCGGTGCTGTATTAATGAGTATAAGCACAGTTGTGGTAGCTATTAATGCAAGTCTGTTGAAAGTAAAATAA
- a CDS encoding DUF6122 family protein, whose product MEIIQRVIHYFLHFGFPLVIAFVFFRERWKQAYLILLLTMLIDADHLLAIPFYHPCRCSIGFHPLHSYIAIMIYTLLILFPKFRVISIGLLMHMATDYIDCIFITHNCN is encoded by the coding sequence ATGGAAATTATTCAGAGGGTTATTCATTATTTTCTTCATTTTGGTTTTCCCTTAGTGATAGCCTTTGTCTTTTTCAGAGAAAGATGGAAACAAGCTTACCTTATATTATTGTTAACAATGTTGATAGATGCCGACCATTTATTAGCAATCCCTTTTTATCATCCCTGCCGCTGCAGTATTGGCTTTCATCCGTTGCACAGTTATATCGCAATAATGATATATACCTTGCTGATTTTATTTCCCAAATTCCGTGTCATATCAATCGGACTATTAATGCACATGGCTACTGACTACATTGATTGTATTTTTATTACTCATAATTGTAACTAA
- a CDS encoding DUF6660 family protein, with translation MKLFFSILSLAMLYISCLPCGDRNECNVRTEAKISATDNHQQHKHNTEACSPFCSCSCCAASAFYSPFSKAQINKIEFQSEKYPLYNVAFSTEAQNSIWQPPKLS, from the coding sequence ATGAAATTATTCTTCTCAATATTGTCTTTGGCAATGCTTTACATTTCCTGCCTGCCTTGTGGCGACAGGAATGAATGTAATGTCAGGACAGAAGCAAAAATTTCAGCTACCGATAACCACCAGCAGCATAAGCATAATACAGAAGCCTGTTCCCCATTTTGCTCATGTTCCTGTTGTGCAGCTTCAGCATTTTATTCTCCTTTCTCTAAGGCACAGATAAATAAAATTGAATTTCAATCGGAGAAATATCCCCTCTACAATGTAGCGTTCAGCACAGAAGCTCAAAATAGCATCTGGCAGCCTCCCAAACTTTCTTAA
- a CDS encoding CusA/CzcA family heavy metal efflux RND transporter has protein sequence MLNKIIQFSIKNKLVIGLFTLALIIWGVYSAKKLPIDAVPDITNNQVQIITISPSLAAQEVEQLISFPVEQTMATIPEIKEIRSISRFGLSVVTVVFHDDANIYWARQQVGERLIEARNQIPNNIGNPEMAPISTGLGEIYQYVLHAKKGYEDKYNAMSLRTIQDWIVRRQLLGTPGIADVSSFGGLLKQYEIALNTDKLRSYNLSIADVFKALEKNNQNTGGAYIDRKPNAYFIRSEGFIKTITDIEKIVVTRTSGGAPVLVRDIATVQLGHATQYGALTRNAEGEVVGGIVLMLKGANSSIVINSVKDKIIQIQKSLPEGVVIEPFLDRSALVSRAIGTVKTNLIEGALIVIFVLVVFLGNIRSGLIVASVIPLAMLFAIALMNLFGVSGNLMSLGAIDFGLIVDGAVIIVEATMHQLGHRKPGRMTQDQLDDEVYKSAGKMMNSAAFGQIIILIVYLPILALVGIEGKMFGPMAQTVSFAILGAFLLSLTYVPMMSALVLSKKISHKENLSDKMMKFFQRLYTPLIRGALKMKLLVVSIAVGVFVISLIIFKTLGGEFIPTLEEGDFAVETRLLTGSSLSQTIDKITQASDLLMKKFPEVKEVIGKIGASEIPTDPMPIEACDITILLKNKKEWTSAHNREELAELMQKELEKIPGVSYGLSQPIQLRFNELISGVRQDVGIKIFGEDLDVLADLAKKIGVIVPTVKGAEDLYVEQVTGLPQIVVKLNRDKIAQFGLNVEDVNRTISAAFAGEAAGIVYEGEKRFDMVVRLEKTGRQNIDDVKGLFVAAPDGNQIPLEQVADVNLQLGPNQIQREDAKRRIIVGFNTRGRDISSVVKEIQEKIDKQVKLPPGYFITYGGQFKNLEEANKRLSVAVPVALALILLLLFFTFGSIKYSLLIFTAIPMSAIGGVFALWFRGMPFSISAGVGFIALFGVAVLNGIVLISEFNRLKKEGMTDINAIILKGTSVRLRPVLMTATVASLGFLPMALSTGSGAEVQKPLATVVIGGLITATFLTLVVLPVLYTWFERIKPKAKKISAAKHFPSLILLFLASSFAANAQQPKTVINLNDAVTSAMKNNPLVKVGTLDIGYQQQLKKTVKDYGKTNVGLTFGQYNSRIAYDNNFSINQGIPNPAYFKSLIRLSESNIKSSELQLKVYQTELAANTKTSYYQLSFWIEEIRLLKELLAIYENVLKASALRYKTGETNALENYNAESKVNEIKAQLRNAEEDYRIELNRLKVFTADSSVTAIADTLLVEKQIQVTFDTAAIAANPTLAFIKQQIDIASREKAVEQSRLKPDFSVGYFNQSLVGYQTVNGADKYYGVGHRFQGVNLGISIPIFARAQKEKVKAAEVNRVRREAELTNYQYNLQAELTRLFGELQKQRVQLNYYRNTALPQANLIITQAQKAFTAGEIGYYELTQSLNNAVVVKQEYTKLLNQYNQTVIAIEFIGGIN, from the coding sequence ATGCTCAATAAAATCATTCAATTCTCCATAAAAAATAAATTGGTCATTGGCCTTTTTACACTGGCCTTAATAATATGGGGCGTTTATTCGGCCAAAAAATTACCGATTGATGCTGTGCCTGATATTACCAATAACCAGGTACAAATCATTACTATCAGCCCATCACTCGCTGCACAGGAAGTAGAACAGTTGATTTCCTTTCCGGTGGAACAAACGATGGCCACTATTCCCGAAATCAAAGAAATCCGTTCTATTTCAAGATTTGGGTTATCAGTTGTTACCGTCGTATTTCACGATGATGCAAATATTTATTGGGCCCGTCAGCAGGTTGGTGAACGGCTTATAGAAGCCCGTAACCAAATACCCAATAATATCGGTAACCCTGAAATGGCTCCTATCTCCACCGGATTGGGTGAAATTTATCAATATGTTTTACATGCAAAAAAAGGGTATGAAGATAAATACAATGCCATGTCGCTACGTACAATTCAGGACTGGATTGTGCGTCGTCAGTTGCTTGGCACCCCCGGTATTGCTGATGTAAGCAGCTTCGGCGGCCTGTTAAAGCAATATGAAATTGCATTGAATACTGATAAGCTTCGCAGCTATAATTTATCCATAGCAGATGTATTTAAGGCCCTCGAAAAGAATAATCAAAATACCGGCGGTGCATATATAGATAGAAAACCAAACGCCTACTTTATCCGCAGCGAAGGCTTTATTAAAACCATCACCGATATAGAAAAAATAGTTGTTACAAGAACTTCAGGCGGAGCACCGGTGCTTGTAAGAGATATTGCAACGGTACAACTTGGTCATGCTACCCAATATGGAGCATTAACCCGTAATGCAGAAGGAGAAGTAGTTGGCGGCATTGTATTGATGTTGAAAGGAGCAAATTCCAGTATTGTAATTAACAGTGTAAAAGATAAAATAATTCAAATTCAAAAAAGCTTGCCTGAAGGTGTAGTCATTGAACCCTTCCTTGACAGAAGTGCTTTAGTCAGCAGGGCGATTGGAACTGTGAAAACTAACCTTATTGAAGGCGCCTTGATTGTAATTTTTGTATTGGTGGTTTTCCTTGGCAATATCCGTTCGGGGTTGATAGTGGCTTCAGTAATTCCGCTTGCTATGCTTTTCGCTATTGCGTTGATGAACCTGTTTGGTGTGTCGGGAAATCTTATGAGTTTAGGTGCTATTGACTTTGGGTTAATTGTAGATGGTGCTGTGATTATTGTGGAAGCAACCATGCATCAGTTGGGCCATCGAAAGCCCGGAAGAATGACACAAGACCAATTGGATGATGAAGTATATAAATCAGCAGGTAAAATGATGAATTCTGCTGCATTTGGTCAAATCATCATATTGATTGTATATCTGCCTATTCTTGCATTGGTTGGCATTGAAGGAAAAATGTTTGGCCCGATGGCACAAACAGTTTCATTTGCCATACTTGGTGCATTCCTGCTTTCACTTACTTATGTACCCATGATGAGTGCCCTTGTATTAAGCAAAAAAATAAGCCACAAGGAAAATCTTTCTGATAAAATGATGAAGTTTTTCCAACGGCTTTATACCCCATTAATACGTGGCGCATTAAAGATGAAATTGCTGGTGGTGAGTATTGCTGTGGGAGTATTTGTAATCAGCCTTATCATTTTTAAAACATTAGGTGGTGAATTTATTCCCACACTGGAAGAAGGAGATTTTGCCGTGGAAACAAGGTTATTGACGGGCAGTTCCTTAAGCCAGACAATTGATAAAATAACCCAGGCTTCGGACTTACTGATGAAAAAATTTCCCGAAGTAAAAGAAGTGATAGGAAAAATTGGCGCTTCTGAAATACCTACCGACCCTATGCCCATAGAAGCATGTGACATTACTATTCTTTTAAAAAATAAAAAAGAATGGACCAGTGCACATAACCGGGAAGAATTGGCCGAACTGATGCAAAAGGAACTGGAAAAAATTCCCGGTGTTTCTTATGGGTTGTCTCAACCCATCCAGCTTCGTTTTAATGAATTGATTTCAGGTGTGCGCCAGGATGTGGGTATTAAAATATTTGGAGAAGACCTTGATGTACTGGCTGACCTGGCAAAAAAAATCGGTGTGATTGTACCTACGGTAAAAGGTGCAGAAGATTTATATGTAGAACAGGTAACCGGGCTTCCACAGATTGTTGTTAAACTAAACAGGGATAAGATTGCTCAGTTTGGTCTGAATGTAGAAGATGTAAACCGCACCATCAGCGCTGCATTTGCCGGGGAAGCTGCAGGTATTGTTTATGAAGGTGAAAAACGGTTTGATATGGTGGTGAGGTTAGAAAAGACAGGCCGTCAGAATATTGATGATGTAAAAGGATTGTTTGTTGCAGCACCTGATGGTAACCAGATTCCACTGGAACAGGTAGCCGATGTCAATTTGCAGTTAGGCCCTAACCAGATACAACGGGAAGATGCAAAGCGCAGAATAATTGTAGGCTTCAATACAAGGGGCCGTGACATTTCATCGGTTGTAAAGGAGATTCAGGAAAAAATTGACAAACAGGTAAAACTTCCCCCTGGCTATTTTATTACTTATGGCGGACAGTTTAAGAATCTTGAAGAGGCTAACAAAAGATTATCTGTTGCTGTCCCTGTGGCATTAGCATTAATTCTTCTGCTTCTCTTCTTTACGTTCGGTTCAATCAAATATTCCTTACTCATTTTTACAGCTATACCCATGAGTGCAATAGGTGGTGTATTTGCCTTATGGTTCCGGGGTATGCCATTCAGCATTTCGGCAGGTGTTGGTTTTATTGCGTTGTTTGGTGTGGCGGTATTAAATGGTATTGTACTTATCAGCGAGTTCAACAGGTTAAAAAAGGAAGGCATGACAGATATAAATGCAATTATCCTAAAAGGAACGTCGGTGAGGTTAAGACCAGTATTAATGACCGCAACAGTTGCTTCATTAGGCTTTTTGCCAATGGCATTATCTACAGGTTCCGGGGCAGAAGTACAAAAACCGTTAGCAACAGTTGTAATCGGCGGTTTGATTACGGCTACTTTTCTTACGTTGGTAGTCTTGCCGGTATTATACACCTGGTTTGAAAGAATAAAACCAAAAGCAAAAAAAATATCTGCTGCTAAACACTTCCCCTCATTAATTCTCCTGTTCCTGGCTTCATCATTTGCTGCAAATGCACAACAACCAAAGACAGTGATAAACCTTAATGATGCTGTTACATCAGCCATGAAGAATAATCCGTTAGTTAAAGTAGGAACGCTGGATATTGGCTACCAGCAACAGTTGAAAAAAACAGTAAAGGATTACGGCAAAACAAATGTGGGACTCACCTTTGGCCAGTATAACAGCCGTATTGCCTACGATAATAATTTCAGTATTAATCAGGGCATACCCAATCCGGCTTACTTCAAAAGCCTCATACGTCTGTCAGAATCCAATATCAAAAGCAGTGAGCTTCAGTTGAAAGTTTATCAAACTGAACTGGCTGCAAATACAAAGACATCTTACTACCAGTTAAGTTTTTGGATAGAGGAAATACGGCTGTTAAAAGAACTGCTGGCTATCTACGAAAATGTATTGAAGGCATCAGCGTTGCGGTATAAAACAGGTGAAACAAATGCACTGGAAAATTACAATGCTGAAAGCAAGGTAAATGAGATAAAGGCACAATTGAGAAATGCGGAAGAGGATTACCGCATTGAATTAAACCGGCTAAAAGTCTTTACTGCTGATTCTTCTGTTACTGCCATTGCCGATACTTTACTTGTTGAAAAGCAGATACAGGTAACTTTTGATACCGCTGCCATTGCTGCCAATCCCACACTTGCCTTTATTAAACAGCAGATTGATATTGCAAGCAGGGAGAAAGCTGTTGAGCAGTCAAGATTAAAACCTGATTTCTCGGTGGGCTATTTCAATCAGTCTTTAGTAGGTTATCAAACCGTAAACGGCGCTGATAAATACTATGGCGTTGGCCACCGTTTCCAGGGTGTTAATTTGGGCATCAGCATTCCCATATTTGCCAGGGCGCAAAAAGAAAAAGTAAAAGCGGCAGAAGTAAACCGTGTACGCCGTGAAGCAGAGCTGACCAATTACCAATACAACCTGCAGGCTGAACTGACAAGGCTGTTTGGCGAATTGCAGAAACAAAGAGTTCAACTCAACTACTATCGCAATACAGCTTTGCCGCAGGCCAATCTCATTATTACGCAGGCGCAAAAAGCTTTTACTGCCGGTGAAATCGGTTATTATGAATTAACACAATCACTCAACAATGCTGTTGTTGTAAAACAGGAATACACCAAACTCTTAAACCAATACAATCAAACCGTCATTGCTATCGAATTTATCGGCGGCATCAATTAA